A stretch of Panthera tigris isolate Pti1 chromosome E2, P.tigris_Pti1_mat1.1, whole genome shotgun sequence DNA encodes these proteins:
- the PPP1R15A gene encoding protein phosphatase 1 regulatory subunit 15A isoform X2 gives MAPGQAPHQSAPWRGTHPFFLLSPLMGLLSRAWSHLRGPGPPEPWLLEPVARADQGEAGLEGAAQTFVGIHCAPEDRHFRGETGDGAVEDDGDAFGGACHDLKASSSLLEAWGLSDDDDDDEEDGGEQTTSVPQEQASEFVGGQPAPLSPPLPVRALQDPPGEEKSEEGGAAESEIVPFFSFPPSPWECCPGEEEEEGGAVKKEAARAPAFPLSPGSKPKARGYCAGEEEGQATEEKRTENKEATKSSIFPSSSGFHARAWERGSGEESEEEEDEFSDSGAAEEEGEAEGPSSVPSTNAFVKAWVYRPGEDTEDEEEEEDEFSDSGAAEEEGEAEGPSSVPSTNAFVRAWVYRPGEDTEDEEEEEDEFSDSGAAEEGGEAEGPSSVPSTNAFVRAWVYRPGEDTEDEEEEEDEFSDSGAAEEGGEAEGPSSVPSTNTFIRGWVYRPGEDTEEEDENEEDDDSEASDSAPSPSLQAQSALLRGWMYRPGEDTEGREVAKQQGEAEPRPFRVAIYLPGERPPPPWAPPRLPVRLQRRLKSTETPTRRPDPEPPVKARKVRFSEKVSVHLLAVWAGPARAARRGPWEQLARDRSRFARRIAQAQEQLGPCLTPAARARAWARFGNPTPPLAATPAPTQILPLSSAQATALSPVRASPFAPLSLSPGLDLSGRRG, from the exons ATGGCCCCAGGCCAAGCGCCCCATCAGTCTGCCCCCTGGAGGGGTACCCACCCCTTTTTCCTCCTGTCCCCGCTGATGGGCCTTCTCAGCAGGGCCTGGAGCCACCTGAGGGGCCCAGGACCTCCAGAACCCTGGCTGTTGGAACCAGTAGCCAGAGCCGATCAAGGAGAAGCTGGTCTGGAGGGAGCAGCTCAGACTTTTGTGGGCATCCACTGTGCCCCGGAGGACAGGCACTTTCGAGGGGAGACTGGAGACGGAGCCGTTGAGGACGATGGAGACGCATTCGGGGGGGCCTGCCATGATCTAAAAGCCAGTAGTTCTCTCCTTGAAGCCTGGGGACTttcagatgatgatgatgatgatgaagaggatGGTGGGGAGCAAACAACCAGTGTCCCTCAAGAGCAAGCAAGTGAATTTGTAGGTGGCCagcctgctcccctctcccctccccttccagtAAGAGCCCTGCAGGACCCTCCTGGAGAGGAGAAATCTGAGGAAGGAGGAGCTGCTGAAAGTGAAATCGTCccgtttttctcttttcccccatcACCCTGGGAGTGTTGtccaggggaggaggaagaggaaggaggagctgTAAAGAAAGAAGCTGCCAGAGCACCTGCTTTTCCTTTGTCTCCAGGATCCAAGCCTAAAGCTCGGGGGTATTgtgctggggaggaagagggtcaagcgacagaggaaaaaagaacagaaaataaagaagccaCAAAGAGCTCCATTTTCCCCTCATCTTCAGGCTTTCACGCTAGGGCCTGGGAGCGTGGTTCAGGAGAGGAgtctgaggaggaagaag atgaattCAGTGACTCGGGAGCagctgaggaggagggagaagctgAGGGTCCCTCTTCCGTCCCATCCACAAATGCCTTCGTCAAGGCCTGGGTGTACCGGCCAGGAGAGGACacggaggacgaggaggaggaggaagatgaattCAGTGACTCGGGAGCagctgaggaggagggagaagctgAGGGTCCCTCTTCCGTCCCATCCACAAATGCCTTCGTCAGGGCCTGGGTGTACCGGCCAGGAGAGGACacggaggacgaggaggaggaggaagatgaattCAGTGACTCGGGAGCAGCTGAGGAGGGGGGAGAAGCTGAGGGTCCCTCTTCCGTCCCATCCACAAATGCCTTCGTCAGGGCCTGGGTGTACCGGCCAGGAGAGGACacggaggacgaggaggaggaggaagatgaattCAGTGACTCGGGAGCAGCTGAGGAGGGGGGAGAAGCTGAGGGTCCCTCTTCCGTCCCATCCACAAATACTTTCATCAGGGGTTGGGTGTATCGGCCAGGAGAGGacacagaagaggaagatgagaatGAGGAGGATGATGACTCAGAAGCCTCTGACTCGGCGCCGAGTCCCTCCCTTCAGGCTCAGAGCGCCCTCCTCAGGGGCTGGATGTATCGGCCGGGAGAGgacacagaaggaagggaagttGCTAAGCAGCAGGGAGAAGCTGAGCCCCGCCCCTTCCGAGTGGCCATCTATTTACCTGGAGAAAGGCCACCACCTCCCTGGGCTCCCCCTCGGCTACCCGTCCGACTACAGAGGCGACTTAAGTCCACGGAAACCCCCACCCGGCGTCCTGACCCTGAGCCTCCCGTAAAGGCCAGAAAG GTACGCTTCTCTGAGAAGGTCTCTGTCCATCTCCTGGCTGTCTGGGCAGGACCAGCCCGGGCCGCCCGCCGGGGACCCTGGGAGCAGCTAGCCCGAGATCGAAGTCGCTTCGCCCGTCGCATTGCTCAGGCCCAGGAGCAGCTGGGCCCCTGTCTCACCCCTGCTGCCCGGGCCAGGGCCTGGGCGCGCTTTGGGAACCCTACGCCTCCTCTGGCCGCCACACCTGCTCCTACCCAGATCTTACCATTGTCCTCCGCCCAGGCCACAGCCTTGAGCCCTGTTAGGGCATCTCCCTTcgcccctctgtccctgtctcccgGCTTGGACCTCAGTGGGAGGCGTGGCTAA
- the PPP1R15A gene encoding protein phosphatase 1 regulatory subunit 15A isoform X1, translated as MAPGQAPHQSAPWRGTHPFFLLSPLMGLLSRAWSHLRGPGPPEPWLLEPVARADQGEAGLEGAAQTFVGIHCAPEDRHFRGETGDGAVEDDGDAFGGACHDLKASSSLLEAWGLSDDDDDDEEDGGEQTTSVPQEQASEFVGGQPAPLSPPLPVRALQDPPGEEKSEEGGAAESEIVPFFSFPPSPWECCPGEEEEEGGAVKKEAARAPAFPLSPGSKPKARGYCAGEEEGQATEEKRTENKEATKSSIFPSSSGFHARAWERGSGEESEEEEDEFSDSGAAEEEGEAEGPSSVPSTNAFVKAWVYRPGEDTEDEEEEEDEFSDSGAAEEEGEAEGPSSVPSTNAFVKAWVYRPGEDTEDEEEEEDEFSDSGAAEEEGEAEGPSSVPSTNAFVRAWVYRPGEDTEDEEEEEDEFSDSGAAEEGGEAEGPSSVPSTNAFVRAWVYRPGEDTEDEEEEEDEFSDSGAAEEGGEAEGPSSVPSTNTFIRGWVYRPGEDTEEEDENEEDDDSEASDSAPSPSLQAQSALLRGWMYRPGEDTEGREVAKQQGEAEPRPFRVAIYLPGERPPPPWAPPRLPVRLQRRLKSTETPTRRPDPEPPVKARKVRFSEKVSVHLLAVWAGPARAARRGPWEQLARDRSRFARRIAQAQEQLGPCLTPAARARAWARFGNPTPPLAATPAPTQILPLSSAQATALSPVRASPFAPLSLSPGLDLSGRRG; from the exons ATGGCCCCAGGCCAAGCGCCCCATCAGTCTGCCCCCTGGAGGGGTACCCACCCCTTTTTCCTCCTGTCCCCGCTGATGGGCCTTCTCAGCAGGGCCTGGAGCCACCTGAGGGGCCCAGGACCTCCAGAACCCTGGCTGTTGGAACCAGTAGCCAGAGCCGATCAAGGAGAAGCTGGTCTGGAGGGAGCAGCTCAGACTTTTGTGGGCATCCACTGTGCCCCGGAGGACAGGCACTTTCGAGGGGAGACTGGAGACGGAGCCGTTGAGGACGATGGAGACGCATTCGGGGGGGCCTGCCATGATCTAAAAGCCAGTAGTTCTCTCCTTGAAGCCTGGGGACTttcagatgatgatgatgatgatgaagaggatGGTGGGGAGCAAACAACCAGTGTCCCTCAAGAGCAAGCAAGTGAATTTGTAGGTGGCCagcctgctcccctctcccctccccttccagtAAGAGCCCTGCAGGACCCTCCTGGAGAGGAGAAATCTGAGGAAGGAGGAGCTGCTGAAAGTGAAATCGTCccgtttttctcttttcccccatcACCCTGGGAGTGTTGtccaggggaggaggaagaggaaggaggagctgTAAAGAAAGAAGCTGCCAGAGCACCTGCTTTTCCTTTGTCTCCAGGATCCAAGCCTAAAGCTCGGGGGTATTgtgctggggaggaagagggtcaagcgacagaggaaaaaagaacagaaaataaagaagccaCAAAGAGCTCCATTTTCCCCTCATCTTCAGGCTTTCACGCTAGGGCCTGGGAGCGTGGTTCAGGAGAGGAgtctgaggaggaagaagatgaatTCAGTGACTCGGGAGCagctgaggaggagggagaagctgAGGGTCCCTCTTCCGTCCCATCCACAAATGCCTTCGTCAAGGCCTGGGTGTACCGGCCAGGAGAGGACacggaggacgaggaggaggaggaagatgaattCAGTGACTCGGGAGCagctgaggaggagggagaagctgAGGGTCCCTCTTCCGTCCCATCCACAAATGCCTTCGTCAAGGCCTGGGTGTACCGGCCAGGAGAGGACacggaggacgaggaggaggaggaagatgaattCAGTGACTCGGGAGCagctgaggaggagggagaagctgAGGGTCCCTCTTCCGTCCCATCCACAAATGCCTTCGTCAGGGCCTGGGTGTACCGGCCAGGAGAGGACacggaggacgaggaggaggaggaagatgaattCAGTGACTCGGGAGCAGCTGAGGAGGGGGGAGAAGCTGAGGGTCCCTCTTCCGTCCCATCCACAAATGCCTTCGTCAGGGCCTGGGTGTACCGGCCAGGAGAGGACacggaggacgaggaggaggaggaagatgaattCAGTGACTCGGGAGCAGCTGAGGAGGGGGGAGAAGCTGAGGGTCCCTCTTCCGTCCCATCCACAAATACTTTCATCAGGGGTTGGGTGTATCGGCCAGGAGAGGacacagaagaggaagatgagaatGAGGAGGATGATGACTCAGAAGCCTCTGACTCGGCGCCGAGTCCCTCCCTTCAGGCTCAGAGCGCCCTCCTCAGGGGCTGGATGTATCGGCCGGGAGAGgacacagaaggaagggaagttGCTAAGCAGCAGGGAGAAGCTGAGCCCCGCCCCTTCCGAGTGGCCATCTATTTACCTGGAGAAAGGCCACCACCTCCCTGGGCTCCCCCTCGGCTACCCGTCCGACTACAGAGGCGACTTAAGTCCACGGAAACCCCCACCCGGCGTCCTGACCCTGAGCCTCCCGTAAAGGCCAGAAAG GTACGCTTCTCTGAGAAGGTCTCTGTCCATCTCCTGGCTGTCTGGGCAGGACCAGCCCGGGCCGCCCGCCGGGGACCCTGGGAGCAGCTAGCCCGAGATCGAAGTCGCTTCGCCCGTCGCATTGCTCAGGCCCAGGAGCAGCTGGGCCCCTGTCTCACCCCTGCTGCCCGGGCCAGGGCCTGGGCGCGCTTTGGGAACCCTACGCCTCCTCTGGCCGCCACACCTGCTCCTACCCAGATCTTACCATTGTCCTCCGCCCAGGCCACAGCCTTGAGCCCTGTTAGGGCATCTCCCTTcgcccctctgtccctgtctcccgGCTTGGACCTCAGTGGGAGGCGTGGCTAA